One window of the Elusimicrobiaceae bacterium genome contains the following:
- a CDS encoding outer membrane protein transport protein, which yields MKKTLTTLVVVLLPFVMSVSSYGAGFALYEYSAKGTAMGGATVANGAEAASLGNNPALITELEGTQIQVGMTAVMADATTTVAGQSRSLKDKTFLLPNFFVTHKWSDDITLGLGGFSRYGLGGEYNDPIETWAGSNLAYKVNLETFSFTPTIAIKANDELSIAMGLEAMVIGFSQNSFFNANPAIAGAYEVSGSGVNWGGNFSLLYKPEWAEKWAFGAMYRTKVKSTLNGRLHSDRDYTSLTGGQLNIHSGDAEGSITLPDSITAGLSFQPTENWTMEAGIVGTFWSSYDQILIQYTGTESTPFINNQKKYKDTYRLNFGTEYKLNKNWAVRAGYVYDKSPINEKEMDTLVPVDDRHIASIGAGYSQDRWTLDVYYAHIFAQDLSGTSAQLGKSTGTPVPMKYTDGKSDMFGFTFGYKF from the coding sequence ATGAAAAAAACATTAACGACACTAGTAGTAGTATTGTTGCCGTTTGTCATGTCTGTGTCCTCTTACGGGGCCGGATTCGCGTTGTATGAATACAGCGCCAAAGGTACCGCCATGGGCGGAGCCACGGTAGCCAACGGGGCCGAAGCTGCCTCTTTAGGCAATAACCCTGCCTTAATCACTGAATTGGAAGGAACCCAAATCCAAGTCGGTATGACGGCAGTTATGGCTGATGCCACTACCACGGTAGCTGGTCAGTCTCGTTCTTTGAAAGATAAAACTTTCTTATTGCCGAATTTCTTTGTTACTCATAAATGGAGTGATGATATTACGTTGGGTTTAGGTGGTTTCTCTCGTTATGGTTTAGGCGGGGAATATAATGACCCTATCGAAACTTGGGCTGGTAGCAACTTAGCCTACAAAGTAAATTTGGAAACCTTCTCTTTCACACCGACCATTGCCATTAAAGCCAATGACGAATTATCCATTGCCATGGGACTCGAAGCCATGGTTATTGGATTCTCTCAAAACTCTTTCTTTAATGCCAACCCCGCTATTGCCGGTGCTTATGAAGTAAGCGGTTCCGGTGTAAACTGGGGGGGAAACTTCTCTTTGTTATACAAACCCGAATGGGCTGAAAAATGGGCCTTTGGTGCTATGTATCGCACAAAAGTAAAATCAACCCTGAATGGTCGTCTTCATTCCGATAGAGATTATACTTCTCTAACTGGTGGCCAATTAAATATCCACAGCGGAGATGCTGAAGGATCTATCACTTTGCCCGACAGCATTACTGCCGGTTTATCTTTTCAACCGACTGAAAATTGGACCATGGAAGCGGGCATCGTAGGTACCTTTTGGAGCTCCTATGACCAAATTTTAATCCAATACACCGGAACAGAATCTACTCCGTTTATCAACAACCAAAAGAAATATAAAGATACTTATCGTTTAAATTTTGGTACGGAATACAAATTAAATAAAAATTGGGCTGTTCGCGCCGGTTATGTGTACGATAAATCTCCGATCAATGAAAAAGAAATGGATACCCTCGTTCCGGTAGATGACCGCCACATTGCCAGCATCGGTGCCGGATATAGCCAAGATCGGTGGACATTAGATGTATATTATGCCCATATCTTCGCTCAAGACTTAAGCGGTACTTCTGCTCAATTAGGCAAATCCACAGGTACTCCTGTTCCGATGAAATACACCGACGGAAAGAGCGATATGTTTGGCTTTACCTTTGGTTATAAATTCTAA
- a CDS encoding transcription termination/antitermination protein NusA: MEGNAKDLILALEGLEREKNIKREDILKTIEDALVSALRKNLGKTAQISAKIDVLTGSIQAYQTLNVVEIVTNPENEIDVESAKAHLKNPQVGDVVTLTQDVEDFSRIAAQIAKQVLIQKVRGIERENFYKEFKPREGEVITGSVRRFSDRDLIVDLGKVEAILPYCEQIKRERYTNGSRVKAVIAKVLNQTDLANIGDDPVLSRYKSAAFKMDKGQRGPYVILSRANGKFMEELFKVEVPEISEGIVEIKGIERDPGFRAKVMVSSIDHKIDPIGTCVGMRGIRIRAVMNELSGERIDLINYSDEISTVIANAIAPAKVNFVKIVSMSEKKALVIVPDDQLAIAIGKDWQNIKLASRLTGWNLEVKSESQKAKEAEEAAAATQDIIAGIEGIGPKTAEILQKAGYTSAEAIAAVEPEHLAGLQGIGEKTAAKIIESAKKYLEQEVADDNQENN; encoded by the coding sequence ATGGAAGGAAATGCAAAAGATTTAATTTTAGCTTTGGAAGGATTAGAAAGAGAAAAAAATATTAAAAGAGAAGATATTTTAAAAACCATTGAAGACGCTTTGGTATCTGCTTTACGCAAAAACTTGGGAAAAACCGCCCAAATCAGTGCAAAGATTGACGTACTCACCGGCAGCATTCAGGCATACCAAACCTTAAACGTGGTAGAAATTGTCACTAATCCGGAAAATGAAATTGATGTTGAATCGGCCAAAGCCCATTTAAAAAACCCCCAAGTGGGCGATGTAGTCACCTTGACTCAAGACGTGGAAGACTTCTCCCGTATTGCTGCTCAAATTGCCAAACAAGTGCTTATTCAAAAAGTACGCGGTATTGAACGTGAAAACTTTTACAAAGAATTTAAACCTCGCGAAGGTGAAGTCATCACCGGTTCTGTTCGTCGTTTCTCTGACAGAGATTTAATCGTAGACTTAGGCAAAGTAGAAGCCATCTTGCCCTATTGCGAACAAATCAAAAGAGAACGCTATACCAACGGTTCCCGCGTTAAAGCCGTTATCGCCAAAGTACTTAACCAAACTGACTTAGCCAATATCGGTGATGATCCGGTACTTTCCCGCTACAAATCCGCCGCATTCAAAATGGATAAAGGACAACGTGGACCCTATGTTATTTTGTCTCGTGCCAATGGGAAATTCATGGAAGAACTCTTTAAAGTGGAAGTGCCAGAAATCAGCGAAGGCATCGTAGAAATCAAAGGTATTGAACGTGACCCCGGTTTCCGCGCAAAAGTAATGGTTTCCAGCATTGACCACAAAATTGACCCGATTGGTACCTGCGTGGGTATGCGCGGCATTCGCATTCGTGCCGTTATGAACGAACTTTCCGGTGAACGCATTGATTTAATCAACTATTCCGACGAAATCTCTACCGTCATTGCCAATGCCATTGCCCCGGCCAAAGTTAATTTTGTCAAAATCGTGAGCATGAGCGAAAAGAAGGCTTTAGTCATCGTACCTGATGATCAATTGGCCATCGCTATCGGTAAAGATTGGCAAAACATTAAATTAGCCTCTCGCTTAACCGGTTGGAACCTGGAGGTAAAGAGCGAAAGCCAAAAAGCCAAAGAAGCAGAAGAAGCCGCTGCCGCAACGCAAGATATCATTGCCGGTATTGAAGGTATCGGCCCCAAAACCGCCGAAATCTTGCAAAAAGCCGGATATACATCTGCTGAAGCCATTGCTGCCGTAGAGCCGGAACATTTGGCCGGTTTGCAAGGTATTGGTGAAAAAACAGCCGCGAAAATTATTGAAAGCGCCAAAAAGTATTTAGAACAAGAGGTAGCCGATGACAACCAAGAAAACAACTAA
- a CDS encoding ribosome maturation factor RimP, with translation MKDIKTIEQTIATALEGQNVELVDLVIQNQGRKKLLQFFVDKQGGITLEDCSVLTNKIDSILEMESLIEGAYILEVSSPGVKRALKKPAHFKRFINERVRIVLKNPLEGRGFFTGTIAFADEEGFLLTDDSTNQFNFKYDNIKKANLDPVLEF, from the coding sequence ATGAAAGACATCAAAACGATAGAACAAACCATAGCCACTGCGTTGGAAGGACAAAACGTAGAATTGGTAGATTTGGTGATTCAAAACCAAGGCCGCAAAAAACTCTTGCAGTTTTTTGTAGATAAACAGGGCGGTATTACGTTAGAGGATTGCTCTGTGCTTACCAACAAAATAGACAGTATTTTGGAAATGGAAAGCCTTATTGAAGGGGCTTATATTTTGGAGGTTTCCTCTCCGGGCGTAAAACGCGCACTTAAAAAACCGGCTCACTTCAAGCGGTTTATCAATGAGCGCGTACGCATCGTGCTTAAAAACCCCCTTGAAGGACGTGGCTTTTTCACCGGCACCATTGCTTTTGCTGATGAAGAAGGCTTTCTCTTAACAGATGACAGCACCAATCAATTTAACTTTAAGTACGACAATATTAAAAAAGCTAACTTAGACCCCGTACTTGAATTTTAA
- a CDS encoding TolC family protein — translation MMKKLIYLFFFWVLVLPNVAAQEANSPLMQEAQAEAAEALAELTGEAKPLPDLNGKLTVDDCIAIAMSNSPRAVSARLSVESAAISLSNAKNAFLPTVSAGVDTGFSSSHANGQERINDSSASSSVGASLNISGITDIGRNIRTQRLQLEQSRMNLCDVQNSLITNVKSAYYALIAAQRAVEIRTKSRDLYQEQYDRTKAFYEQGLRPKVDVTTAEVNLNNENLNLIRAKNLVKTQNAQLANVMGVPRDTLFILDDEITVEKEEISFDEALTRAYENRPDVKSAKLDLQISEINLTQAKAGYWPTFSLGASFSKGGDEFRFDNDETRLFAGVEIPIFNALKIHNGVKQAQIGLESAKNSNRSLVNEVYLEVQRAFINLNEAAESIPLAEATVEKARENRELARGRYNEGIGDMLTFKDAEISYTDAELNLLTARFDYAVALAELKQAMGTK, via the coding sequence ATGATGAAAAAATTAATTTATTTATTCTTTTTTTGGGTTTTGGTCCTGCCGAATGTTGCGGCACAAGAAGCCAATTCCCCCCTCATGCAAGAGGCGCAAGCTGAGGCCGCTGAGGCCTTGGCAGAGCTGACGGGTGAGGCAAAACCTTTGCCTGATTTAAACGGCAAACTGACGGTAGATGACTGTATTGCCATTGCCATGTCCAATAGCCCGCGTGCGGTAAGTGCGCGCTTATCGGTAGAGTCTGCTGCCATTTCCTTAAGTAATGCAAAAAATGCCTTTTTGCCTACAGTATCTGCCGGCGTAGATACGGGTTTTTCCAGCAGCCATGCCAATGGGCAAGAGCGTATCAATGACTCCTCCGCTTCATCTTCCGTCGGTGCTTCTTTAAATATTTCCGGTATTACCGATATCGGGCGCAATATTCGCACCCAACGGTTGCAGTTAGAGCAAAGCCGTATGAATTTGTGCGATGTGCAAAACAGTTTGATTACCAACGTAAAAAGTGCTTATTATGCCTTAATTGCGGCGCAGCGCGCTGTGGAAATCCGTACCAAATCACGTGATTTGTACCAAGAACAATATGACCGAACTAAAGCTTTTTATGAGCAGGGCCTGCGCCCTAAAGTGGATGTGACGACGGCTGAAGTGAATTTAAATAATGAAAATTTAAATTTAATTCGTGCCAAAAACTTGGTAAAAACCCAAAATGCCCAACTGGCTAATGTCATGGGCGTGCCGCGTGATACGCTGTTTATCTTAGACGATGAAATCACAGTGGAAAAAGAAGAAATTTCGTTTGACGAGGCCTTGACCCGCGCTTATGAAAACCGTCCTGACGTGAAATCTGCCAAATTGGATTTGCAAATCAGTGAAATCAATCTGACCCAAGCCAAAGCCGGCTACTGGCCTACATTTAGTTTGGGAGCTTCTTTCAGCAAGGGTGGAGACGAGTTCCGCTTTGACAATGATGAAACCAGACTTTTTGCCGGAGTGGAAATCCCTATTTTTAATGCTTTGAAAATACATAACGGTGTCAAACAAGCGCAAATCGGCTTGGAATCTGCTAAGAACAGCAACCGCAGTTTGGTGAATGAAGTTTATTTAGAAGTACAACGTGCGTTTATTAATCTAAACGAAGCAGCCGAAAGCATTCCTTTGGCCGAAGCAACTGTGGAAAAGGCGCGTGAAAACAGAGAGTTGGCACGCGGCCGCTACAATGAAGGAATCGGAGATATGTTGACGTTTAAAGATGCCGAAATTTCTTATACGGATGCAGAACTAAATTTATTAACCGCCCGCTTTGACTATGCGGTGGCGTTGGCGGAACTTAAACAAGCAATGGGAACGAAATAA
- a CDS encoding tetratricopeptide repeat protein — MKKEINNTNNTDFLTPYLSKLIDSCKAHKKALSISLIAVIVVYAAVSLYTSHREKVLQNSWASYYNAQIALLTQGQEAAAAAINELNTTYPDSDAAYYARLMQADLLFTQENFAQAADIYKELLKANNKHVATIAAVSLGQAQQAVKAYEDSIQTLQTFISQNPSSFVLPQAYFTLAVSQELSGDKTAALETYKKVLQDYTKTYFGVFAKDKIAQLNK; from the coding sequence ATGAAAAAAGAAATCAATAACACCAACAACACAGATTTTTTGACGCCTTACCTTTCTAAACTGATTGATTCTTGCAAAGCCCATAAAAAGGCTTTATCTATTTCTTTAATTGCAGTAATCGTTGTATACGCAGCCGTAAGCTTATATACCTCCCATCGGGAAAAAGTATTGCAAAATTCTTGGGCCTCTTACTACAATGCCCAAATTGCGCTGCTCACCCAAGGGCAAGAAGCTGCCGCCGCTGCGATCAACGAATTAAACACGACGTACCCTGACTCCGATGCCGCCTATTACGCGCGTCTGATGCAGGCTGACTTGCTTTTCACACAAGAGAACTTCGCCCAAGCGGCTGATATATATAAGGAACTCTTGAAAGCTAACAACAAACATGTGGCCACGATTGCCGCTGTTTCTTTGGGTCAGGCTCAGCAAGCCGTTAAAGCGTACGAGGATTCTATCCAAACGCTACAGACGTTTATTTCTCAGAATCCCTCCAGCTTTGTACTGCCGCAGGCCTATTTTACCTTAGCCGTTAGCCAAGAGCTCTCCGGAGACAAAACTGCCGCACTGGAAACCTACAAAAAAGTCTTACAAGACTACACCAAAACATACTTTGGTGTATTTGCCAAGGACAAAATTGCTCAATTGAATAAATAA
- a CDS encoding efflux RND transporter periplasmic adaptor subunit, producing the protein MTKKQNILVRLWTWLKNLSFWKKGLLLLIIAAVAVGGFFMWKGKSNKTTPSQKYTTVPVRKADMKESVASSGSLAPVSTTKVGALVSGEILKIYVDYNSQVKKGDLMAIIDPTQIQTEYDQALAGLSTAKEDLASSQMSYDLAKSNYNRYKSLYEKDYVAKTDFEQYKLAYVNAKSSLNSAQSRIIQAQASLDRAKKDLDNTRIVAPIDGIVLTKQVSEGQSLTSGFSTPEMFILAQDMTKMQIEAKVSETDVVKIKAGQKAEFTLGGYPNEKFEGIVRQVRTNYSGSENSNISSSYSYVVVIDVDNSENKFMPGMIATINIRTQDKKDALVVKNEALRFSPSFNKEKFDKTGVWVLEKGQPEPKRVDVTIGIIDERNTEIVSGDIKEGDEVVVSEVGVSTGNVPEFRRRRR; encoded by the coding sequence ATGACTAAAAAACAAAATATCTTGGTCCGTTTATGGACATGGCTAAAAAACTTATCTTTTTGGAAAAAAGGACTTTTGTTGCTGATTATAGCAGCGGTGGCTGTGGGTGGCTTTTTTATGTGGAAAGGAAAATCAAACAAAACTACTCCCTCCCAAAAATATACCACAGTTCCCGTCAGAAAAGCCGATATGAAAGAATCGGTCGCCTCTTCCGGTTCTTTAGCTCCGGTGAGTACTACCAAAGTAGGGGCCTTAGTGTCCGGTGAGATTTTAAAAATTTATGTGGACTATAATAGCCAGGTAAAAAAAGGTGATTTGATGGCTATTATTGACCCGACTCAAATCCAAACCGAATATGATCAAGCACTAGCCGGTTTATCTACGGCCAAGGAAGATTTGGCCTCTTCTCAAATGAGTTATGATTTAGCCAAATCAAACTACAACCGCTACAAATCTTTATATGAAAAAGATTATGTGGCCAAGACGGATTTTGAGCAGTATAAGTTGGCTTATGTTAATGCTAAAAGCAGCTTAAATTCTGCCCAGTCTCGCATTATACAGGCCCAAGCCAGCTTAGACCGTGCCAAGAAGGATTTGGACAATACCCGTATTGTTGCTCCCATTGACGGTATTGTGTTGACCAAACAAGTCAGCGAGGGCCAATCTTTGACCTCCGGTTTTTCTACGCCCGAAATGTTTATTTTGGCGCAAGACATGACCAAAATGCAAATTGAAGCCAAAGTATCTGAAACCGACGTCGTAAAAATCAAAGCAGGCCAAAAGGCTGAGTTTACGTTGGGCGGTTATCCCAATGAAAAATTTGAAGGAATTGTACGCCAGGTACGTACCAATTATTCCGGTTCAGAGAATTCGAATATATCTTCTTCTTACAGTTATGTAGTAGTAATTGATGTAGATAACAGCGAAAATAAATTTATGCCGGGTATGATTGCCACCATTAATATCCGCACGCAAGACAAAAAAGATGCTTTGGTCGTCAAGAACGAAGCATTGCGTTTCTCCCCCTCTTTTAACAAAGAAAAATTTGATAAAACGGGTGTGTGGGTCTTGGAAAAAGGCCAACCGGAGCCCAAACGCGTGGATGTCACGATTGGTATTATTGATGAGCGCAATACGGAAATTGTTTCCGGCGATATCAAAGAAGGCGATGAAGTGGTGGTTTCCGAAGTAGGGGTATCCACAGGAAATGTGCCCGAATTCCGCAGACGGAGAAGATAA
- a CDS encoding DMT family protein: MTFAWYGHLKHKSTALWAVILVSWGIAFFEYCLQVPANRLGSTYFTVTQLKVTQEIITLAVFTIFSIFYFHENFRWNHLAAFCLIVGAVFLTFKEW, from the coding sequence ATGACTTTTGCCTGGTATGGACACCTAAAGCACAAAAGTACGGCCTTGTGGGCAGTGATTTTGGTAAGTTGGGGCATTGCTTTTTTTGAATATTGTCTGCAGGTACCAGCCAACCGTTTGGGCAGTACTTATTTTACGGTGACACAACTAAAAGTGACGCAAGAAATTATTACCTTAGCGGTATTTACCATCTTTTCTATTTTTTATTTTCATGAAAATTTCCGCTGGAATCATTTAGCCGCATTTTGTTTAATTGTGGGGGCGGTATTTTTAACATTCAAGGAATGGTAA
- a CDS encoding porin family protein, whose protein sequence is MKRGITVVTALVLLAGVCVAQTTSNPAKERIIKTDTTTVYDVSTTNKRGTTEYGIVEQTQTTPKGGTRLVSQMEYSDFTPSKMAVANAKKGEISLGFGMSQSYSKDKHGTHFADLGMGGNAQILFRTSERLSLGLDYMLLMPHDNKGKDYSYEKLRLNGVAFAGKFTFNPLDRLNFYVPMGVGMAQVRLKGYGDRGGVYTSESRDKWGLDMFAGLGMQYNLSETTFLGLEYRYVVAFVNSDELNRYYGKGHYLQFHNAFLRLGMRF, encoded by the coding sequence ATGAAGAGGGGTATTACAGTAGTGACTGCGCTGGTATTATTAGCCGGCGTTTGTGTGGCGCAAACCACATCTAATCCTGCGAAAGAACGTATTATCAAAACGGATACGACTACGGTGTATGATGTGTCTACCACCAATAAAAGAGGTACCACCGAATATGGCATAGTGGAGCAAACGCAGACTACGCCTAAAGGGGGGACTCGCCTAGTCAGTCAAATGGAATATAGTGATTTCACTCCCAGCAAAATGGCTGTAGCCAATGCTAAAAAAGGTGAAATCTCTTTGGGCTTTGGCATGAGCCAATCCTATAGCAAAGACAAACACGGCACCCATTTTGCCGATTTGGGAATGGGTGGCAACGCGCAGATTTTGTTCCGTACCAGCGAACGTTTGTCCTTAGGTTTGGATTATATGCTTTTGATGCCGCATGATAATAAAGGGAAAGACTACTCTTATGAAAAACTTCGTTTAAACGGAGTTGCTTTTGCCGGTAAATTTACCTTTAATCCGTTGGATCGGTTAAATTTCTATGTTCCGATGGGTGTCGGTATGGCGCAAGTACGCTTGAAAGGTTATGGTGATCGGGGCGGTGTCTATACCTCTGAAAGCCGCGACAAGTGGGGTTTGGATATGTTTGCCGGTTTGGGTATGCAATATAACTTGAGCGAAACAACTTTCTTAGGATTGGAATATCGTTATGTGGTGGCATTTGTCAACTCTGATGAATTGAACCGCTACTACGGCAAGGGACATTATTTGCAATTTCATAATGCTTTCCTGCGCTTAGGTATGAGATTCTAA
- the mutY gene encoding A/G-specific adenine glycosylase: MKDFSKILLKWYKIYKRPLPWRDTQDPYRIWISEIILQQTRVAQGYDYFLRFMQRFPNIESLAIAPEDEVLKYWEGLGYYSRARNLHTAAKSMNGVFPSTYEGVLALKGVGEYTAAAICSFAYRMPYAVVDGNVYRVLSRLFGIHTPTDSTEGKKQIAALAQELLDKKYPDDHNQAIMDFGATQCVPQSPNCKVCPFVKRCKAYASGEVDILPVRTAKVQTSNRYFTYIYVKSGSDTWLHRRPAGDIWQGLYELPMLETSKEMTVKELKKTDFWKKHFARKSPRLVQGPVKHVLSHRVIYAWFYEVEVAAEKNLPEGFIKVPVKDVQKYAFPRLVQKFLADK, translated from the coding sequence ATGAAAGATTTTTCCAAAATTTTACTTAAATGGTATAAAATTTATAAACGCCCCCTGCCTTGGCGCGATACTCAAGACCCTTACCGGATCTGGATATCGGAGATTATTTTGCAACAAACGCGGGTGGCGCAGGGGTATGATTATTTTTTGCGTTTTATGCAACGTTTTCCAAATATTGAGTCTTTAGCCATTGCACCTGAAGATGAGGTGCTGAAATATTGGGAAGGTTTGGGCTATTATAGCCGCGCGCGCAATTTGCATACGGCGGCCAAAAGTATGAACGGGGTTTTCCCCTCCACTTATGAAGGGGTGCTGGCTCTAAAAGGAGTGGGTGAATATACTGCTGCGGCGATATGCTCTTTTGCCTATCGTATGCCGTATGCGGTGGTGGATGGTAATGTGTATCGTGTGCTTTCACGTCTGTTCGGCATTCATACGCCTACCGACAGTACCGAAGGAAAAAAACAAATCGCCGCTTTGGCACAAGAACTTTTGGATAAAAAATATCCCGATGACCACAATCAGGCTATTATGGACTTTGGGGCTACCCAATGCGTGCCCCAATCGCCTAATTGCAAGGTTTGCCCTTTTGTCAAACGTTGTAAAGCCTATGCTTCGGGTGAGGTGGATATTTTGCCCGTTCGCACTGCCAAAGTGCAGACATCTAACCGTTACTTTACCTATATATATGTAAAAAGCGGCTCCGATACTTGGTTGCACCGCCGACCTGCCGGAGACATTTGGCAAGGATTGTATGAACTGCCGATGTTGGAAACCTCTAAAGAAATGACGGTGAAAGAGCTCAAGAAAACAGATTTTTGGAAAAAACACTTCGCTCGCAAATCCCCCCGCCTTGTGCAAGGGCCTGTGAAACATGTGCTTTCGCATCGGGTGATTTATGCGTGGTTTTATGAAGTGGAGGTGGCGGCGGAGAAGAATCTGCCGGAAGGGTTTATCAAAGTGCCTGTCAAAGACGTACAAAAGTATGCCTTTCCTCGTCTTGTCCAAAAGTTCTTAGCGGATAAATAG
- a CDS encoding outer membrane beta-barrel protein produces the protein MYKIERGKRFFLLGAAFIVAYFFCPALLHGQTYRVYRPIPQDIATESTPTNSLFSRFSISGWSSISTGRMVDGAGNVLSDYMVGLRLRLMYEIWENLYIGAEAAKMEAADKQSPFLSSIRQEEFAGVIQWVFTPHTQPKLYMTLSLGQIRNKTSFKSGLKDLHHQTAYLTMGVGGMYRISDLIKVGGEYRLKYIFSPWKTFIFEEEGYLRQELAVGISLTF, from the coding sequence ATGTATAAGATAGAAAGGGGCAAAAGATTCTTCCTTTTAGGCGCCGCATTTATAGTGGCGTATTTTTTCTGCCCTGCTTTGTTGCATGGGCAAACTTACCGCGTATATCGCCCCATCCCACAGGATATTGCCACAGAATCTACACCTACAAATTCTTTATTTTCACGTTTTTCCATATCTGGTTGGAGCAGCATTTCAACCGGACGCATGGTAGATGGCGCTGGTAATGTGCTCAGCGACTATATGGTGGGCCTCCGTTTACGGCTTATGTATGAGATTTGGGAAAATTTATATATTGGGGCAGAGGCGGCAAAGATGGAAGCAGCAGACAAGCAAAGCCCTTTCCTATCTTCAATCCGTCAAGAGGAATTTGCGGGCGTGATTCAATGGGTTTTTACCCCACATACCCAACCGAAACTGTATATGACCCTATCTTTAGGGCAAATCCGAAACAAGACATCGTTTAAATCCGGCTTAAAAGACTTGCATCATCAAACGGCTTATCTTACGATGGGGGTGGGGGGAATGTATAGGATTAGTGACTTGATAAAAGTGGGGGGAGAATATAGGTTGAAATATATATTTTCTCCTTGGAAAACTTTTATTTTTGAGGAGGAGGGGTATCTCCGGCAGGAATTAGCAGTAGGAATATCCCTAACTTTTTAA
- a CDS encoding CMP deaminase, whose amino-acid sequence MKNKHRLFTKMAELVSEQSTCCRMQVGAVLVKDNRVISIGFNGTASGQEHCEDYFAKLYEAEFTQEFPTYEDYRASRTFYDAHGKFSNENELHAEQNAILFAAKNGISTVGATLYVTVSPCVHCAKVIVAAGINRVFYKILYDRSQDGLIFLDKNGIECRQLTDEELA is encoded by the coding sequence ATGAAAAACAAACACAGACTCTTTACCAAAATGGCAGAACTCGTATCCGAACAATCCACCTGTTGCCGTATGCAGGTAGGGGCGGTGCTTGTAAAAGATAACCGCGTAATCAGCATCGGTTTTAATGGTACGGCTTCGGGGCAAGAGCACTGTGAAGACTACTTTGCCAAACTTTACGAGGCCGAGTTTACCCAAGAGTTCCCCACGTATGAGGACTACCGTGCCAGCCGTACTTTTTATGATGCTCACGGAAAATTTTCTAATGAAAACGAACTGCATGCCGAACAAAACGCCATTTTGTTTGCGGCCAAAAACGGTATTTCCACCGTTGGTGCCACCCTATATGTGACGGTCTCTCCTTGTGTACATTGCGCCAAAGTCATCGTGGCAGCCGGTATTAACCGCGTATTTTATAAAATCTTATATGACCGCAGCCAAGACGGCCTGATTTTCTTAGATAAAAACGGTATTGAATGTCGCCAACTTACCGACGAGGAATTGGCTTAA